Proteins encoded together in one Penicillium digitatum chromosome 1, complete sequence window:
- a CDS encoding Armadillo-like helical: MENLRQESFKQLRAPCVELSSVGLRFRGNQASAADVSRALGPVHNCLKELAGNNALDEKLAEYAFFPLSHIFNETQRLPARCLESAVHCLRILVADGWRQRLSPAMGKQLIILLTLIVGGSPNKAEEKQLPKPQVSEELSIAGFDCVGAIFTVLEGAVPERTIYHEIGTATVVDQTVYILLEGIVDDRSDELCLAAARALQTLCARVTDRVVLASIMPRTVSALAKVLRPSTQTRRSYKLIQTSLQILTQLLRAVLSDHVASEVSPPELGSDKIALDEAWLKATTTQIKLALANVIQVRRHQRPEVQSAVLDLSLMVIEECQTTLSESLPIMVETVVVLADKEDEGVNEAYRNVTHLATTYPTVLDSLKESLHTWLTSFPRIMQGTDETAKQWGLRQISTVFQVLSQVQSGSDLLTGALASGLCDSVGAVVKQNTHALQPLASMDAGFNWEVLSTDAMSKVFPPILLEHKSQQQTLKDLRSMIARLNLSESGNEITRSIVNRMHTTSSDSVIAPFWLAMTFLRDSATVIADFDEFVSLDSFEGSVSSTGRGGMIEELYYISLNMLNELSVEGPDDWRTSALALESVALQAQQLGEAFRPELMDALYPTLQLLASHNPNLQRHAMTCLNILTNACNYPDTSAMIIENVDYLVNSVALKLNTFDVSPYPPQVLFMMVKLCGAQLIPYLDDLVDSIFGILDLYHGYPKLVEMMFKTLAAIVEEGAKKPSLLIIDDGKENGSHNDRKSQYQNLSISSIAANIADRKAKRHAEDELADADGKIPHPKKPWSETFNKPPPEPSIDELLNQAESDEPPLPPPKEPEDAEKPLSKTHTLLLHIVKSIPSHLTSPSPYLRRSLLSILIDILPALSQNETSFLPLINEIWPTVASRIIFPSSQANETSKSLIATPSKESTHNPETPDHQEETFVTVTACEAVEAMCKGAGDFMATRVETEFSRWDRLYHRVWEKVRADAEAANERRARSQATTVTFTAAQSGDMASTLHLAISSSLSLSPSTPGSRFFTPHHRLWRALISLFITVLSHVQLPLEVGDRICEILGDWIALFVGAEYYFTTSRTSMSVKSVSGEGMISVEAAIRAMEAWNVDLTWFVFVRHRLRANVVTTGNAGNCGGATNIPFDGEGEHIGLVEVVF; encoded by the exons ATGGAAAACCTCCGTCAGGAATCGTTCAAGCAG ctcCGAGCACCATGCGTCGAACTCAGCTCCGTGGGCCTCCGTTTCCGAGGAAATCAAGCTTCCGCAGCCGATGTATCCCGAGCCCTTGGGCCAGTGCACAATTGTTTGAAGGAACTTGCAGGGAATAATGCCCTCGACGAGAAGCTAGCTGAATATGCATTTTTTCCATTGTCACACATCTTCAATGAAACTCAAAGACTGCCCGCCAGATGCCTGGAGTCTGCCGTCCACTGTTTGCGGATACTGGTCGCCGATGGATGGCGGCAACGGCTGTCTCCTGCAATGGGCAAGCAACTCATAATCCTATTGACATTGATTGTGGGAGGATCTCCAAATAAGGCGGAAGAGAAGCAACTACCGAAGCCTCAGGTTTCAGAGGAACTGTCCATTGCTGGATTTGACTGCGTTGGTGCTATATTCACGGTCTTGGAAGGAGCTGTTCCTGAACGGACAATTTATCATGAAATCGGTACAGCGACGGTAGTGGATCAAACAGTATACATTTTGCTTGAGGGAATTGTTGATGATAGATCAGATGAGCTCTGCTTAGCAGCTGCTAGGGCGTTGCAAACACTTTGTGCTCGAGTCACGGACCGCGTGGTGCTTGCCAGCATCATGCCGCGAACTGTGTCGGCATTGGCCAAGGTTCTAAGGCCGTCGACACAAACTCGCAGGTCTTACAAGCTCATCCAAACTTCCTTGCAGATTCTCACACAGCTTCTAAGAGCTGTCCTCAGTGACCATGTGGCCTCGGAAGTCTCCCCACCCGAGCTGGGAAGCGACAAGATAGCTCTTGATGAAGCCTGGCTGAAAGCCACTACAACGCAGATCAAGCTTGCGCTGGCCAATGTCATCCAGGTTCGCCGTCATCAGCGACCAGAGGTTCAGTCTGCCGTCCTAGACCTCTCCCTGATGGTAATTGAAGAGTGCCAGACCACACTCTCCGAGTCTCTCCCAATAATGGTTGAAACAGTTGTTGTTCTGGCAGATAAAGAGGACGAGGGGGTGaatgaagcctaccggaACGTGACTCATCTTGCCACAACATACCCTACAGTGTTGGATTCTTTAAAAGAATCGCTGCATACCTGGCTTACTTCTTTCCCTCGAATTATGCAAGGCACCGATGAAACTGCCAAGCAGTGGGGGCTACGCCAGATTTCTACCGTCTTTCAGGTTCTGTCCCAAGTTCAATCTGGATCAGATTTGCTTACCGGCGCTTTGGCATCCGGCCTGTGTGATAGCGTCGGTGCTGTTGTCAAGCAAAACACCCATGCTCTCCAGCCGTTGGCCTCAATGGATGCTGGCTTCAACTGGGAGGTTCTCAGCACTGATGCTATGTCTAAGGTGTTTCCACCCATTCTTTTGGAACACAAAAGCCAGCAACAAACCCTTAAAGATCTACGATCAATGATTGCTAGGTTGAACTTGTCTGAGTCTGGAAACGAGATTACCCGATCCATTGTCAACCGCATGCACACAACATCAAGTGATTCCGTTATTGCACCTTTCTGGTTGGCCATGACTTTCTTGCGGGACAGTGCTACAGTAATCGCCGACTTTGATGAATTCGTCTCTCTTGATTCTTTTGAGGGGTCTGTCTCGTCAACTGGCCGTGGTGGAATGATTGAAGAGTTGTATTATATCTCATTAAATATGCTGAACGAGCTGTCAGTTGAGGGACCAGATGACTGGCGTACATCAGCACTTGCTCTGGAATCAGTGGCTCTCCAAGCTCAACAACTCGGCGAGGCTTTCCGACCTGAACTGATGGACGCGCTCTACCCAACTTTACAGCTGTTGGCATCACATAACCCTAATCTTCAACGCCACGCCATGACATGTTTGAATATCTTGACCAATGCTTGCAACTACCCAGACACGAGTGCCATGATCATTGAAAACGTGGACTACTTGGTGAACTCGGTGGCCTTGAAACTGAATACATTCGACGTGTCCCCCTATCCGCCGCAGGTACTGTTTATGATGGTCAAGCTTTGTGGTGCTCAGTTGATACCTTATTTGGATGATCTGGTTGATTCTATATTTGGTATCCTAGATCTATATCACGGCTATCCCAAACTAGTTGAGATGATGTTCAAGACCCTAGCGGCAATCGTCGAGGAAGGAGCGAAGAAACCGTCTTTGCTCATAATCGACGATGGCAAAGAAAATGGCTCTCACAATGACCGCAAGTCTCAATACCAaaatctctcaatctcaagcATCGCTGCGAATATTGCCGACCGCAAAGCTAAACGGCATGCTGAGGATGAACTAGCAGATGCTGACGGCAAAATTCCCCATCCCAAAAAGCCATGGTCAGAAACATTCAATAAACCTCCTCCAGAGCCGTCCATCGATGAGCTTCTGAATCAAGCCGAATCGGACGAACCTCCACTTCCACCCCCTAAAGAACCAGAAGATGCCGAGAAGCCGCTCAGCAAAACCCATACCCTCCTCCTTCACATCGTCAAATCCATCCCGTCCCACCTTACCTCGCCATCTCCCTACCTTCGACGCTCCCTTCTCTCAATCCTCATCGATATCCTGCCCGCCCTGTCCCAAAACGAAACCAGCTTCCTCCCTCTAATAAACGAGATCTGGCCAACAGTAGCAAGCCGAATAATCTTCCCCTCATCACAAGCAAACGAAACATCCAAATCCCTCATCGCAACCCCATCCAAAGAATCAACCCACAACCCCGAAACCCCAGATCATCAAGAAGAAACATTTGTCACGGTAACAGCCTGCGAAGCCGTGGAAGCAATGTGCAAAGGCGCAGGTGATTTCATGGCCACACGCGTCGAGACCGAGTTCTCCCGCTGGGACCGGCTATACCATCGCGTGTGGGAGAAAGTGCGCGCTGATGCCGAGGCCGCGAACGAGCGCCGTGCAAGGTCCCAGGCTACGACTGTGACTTTCACTGCCGCTCAATCAGGAGATATGGCATCCACTCTACACTTAGCCATCTCTTCGTCCCTTTCACTCTCGCCGTCAACGCCCGGGTCGAGATTCTTCACCCCGCACCATCGTCTGTGGCGTGCGTTGATCTCCCTCTTTATCACGGTTCTCTCGCATGTCCAGTTACCATTAGAAGTGGGTGATAGGATTTGCGAGATCCTTGGTGACTGGATTGCGCTGTTTGTTGGGGCTGAGTATTATTTCACTACTTCGAGGACGTCAATGTCTGTGAAAAGTGTATCTGGTGAAGGTATGATTTCGGTTGAGGCTGCGATTCGGGCGATGGAGGCTTGGAATGTTGATTTGACATGGTTTGTCTTTGTACGGCATCGCTTGAGAGCAAATGTGGTTACAACAGGCAATGCTGGAAACTGTGGTGGCGCTACAAATATCCCTTTCGATGGCGAGGGGGAGCATATTGGACTGGTTGAGGTGGTGTTCTAG
- a CDS encoding DNA ligase: MADDKSRKQATLGRFFGSGANQPPKKQTTLAFGGTRQVASCKAADTETKNNADGATVEDATNSAPTASLNKTESTKGVKREKSVEAEESDGSDVQPVSKRRRRASPKKSESIKLKIESPSPKASLKNPSDVTPEEKSPSVEEEEDPLESEDEDDLKPELTKKSIEKFQAKLQGSGKDPYPDWKAGEPVPYAALCTTFSLVEMTRKRLEITDHCSLFLRQVLRLTPADFLPTVQLMINKLAADYAGVELGIGESLIMKAIGECTGRSLAIIKADQREIGDLGLVAAKSRSNQPTMFKPKPLTVRGVHEGLLGIAKVQGHGSQDKKISGIKKLLAAADADTSGKGGKGVDVTKDKGGPSEAKYIVRFLEGKLRLGLAEKTVLVAVSRAVQTHEAESTGKKIPSAEQMAEGENIFKTVYSELPAYEVIIPAVLEHGLLKLPEVCKLSPGIPIKPMLAKPTKSITEVLDRFEGKEFTCEYKYDGERAQIHFVSPDSVHQYPGALDTLQKDSKGLSSIFSRNSEDLSKKYPDVLGKLDTWVKSDVKSFVLDCETVAWDTEAKKVLPFQQLMTRKRKDVKAEDVKVKVCVYAFDLLFFNGEPCVKKSLRERRELMHECFQPVEGEFQFAQYGNSNVLDEIQELLEASVKASCEGLMVKMLDTAESGYEPSKRSRNWLKVKKDYLAGVGDSLDLVVLGAYYGRGKRTSVYGAFLLAAYNPSSDTYETICNIGTGFSEALLEELHQTLVPLVIDRPKPFYTHSAVPKDQPDVWFEPRLVWEVKTADLTLSPRYQAAADEFQGTTGGGKGVSLRFPRFIKSRDDKKPDEATTTRAVAEMYRKQEAVTKETTSKGGVDDDFEY, encoded by the exons ATGGCCGATGACAAGAGCAGGAAGCAGGCTACCCTGGG GAGGTTTTTCGGCTCCGGTGCCAACCAACCGCCGAAAAAGCAAACCACATTAGCTTTTGGTGGAACGAGACAAGTAGCAAGCTGTAAGGCTGCTGATACAGAGACCAAGAACAACGCCGACGGAGCTACAGTGGAAGACGCCACCAACTCAGCACCAACTGCCTCCCTCAATAAAACAGAGTCAACGAAGGGTGTGAAGCGGGAAAAGAGCGTCGAGGCGGAAGAAAGCGATGGCTCTGATGTCCAGCCTGTCTCTAAGAGGCGACGAAGGGCATCCCCGAAGAAGTCCGAATCTATAAAGCTGAAGATTGAATCGCCATCGCCCAAAGCATCTCTTAAAAACCCATCCGATGTTACTCCTGAAGAAAAGTCACCGTCagtagaagaagaggaggaccCATTGGAaagtgaagatgaagatgacctCAAGCCGGAGCTCACGAAGAAGTCAATCGAAAAATTCCAAGCCAAATTACAAGGCAGCGGTAAAGACCCATACCCAGACTGGAAAGCAGGTGAACCTGTTCCATATGCTGCTTTATGCACAACGTTTTCGCTGGTGGAAATGACCAGAAAACGCCTAGAAATTACGGACCACTGTTCTCTTTTCCTTCGCCAGGTTCTTCGCCTGACCCCCGCCGATTTCCTACCTACTGTGCAGCTGATGATCAACAAATTGGCAGCCGATTATGCCGGGGTTGAACTGGGCATCGGAGAATCCCTGATAATGAAAGCTATTGGTGAGTGTACCGGCCGCAGCCTTGCCATCATCAAAGCCGACCAACGGGAGATCGGAGATCTGGGACTGGTCGCCGCCAAAAGTCGGTCAAACCAGCCTACCATGTTCAAGCCCAAGCCTTTGACTGTTCGAGGTGTGCATGAAGGCCTTCTTGGAATCGCCAAGGTCCAGGGTCATGGATCTCAGGACAAGAAGATTTCAGGAATCAAGAAACTATTGGCCGCAGCCGATGCCGATACTTCGGGAAAGGGAGGCAAAGGAGTGGATGTCACCAAGGATAAAGGTGGCCCCAGCGAAGCCAAATACATAGTTCGCTTTTTGGAGGGTAAGCTGAGACTGGGACTCGCAGAGAAAACTGTTCTTGTCGCTGTTTCTAGAGCAGTCCAGACTCACGAGGCTGAATCAACCGGCAAGAAGATCCCGTCCGCAGAGCAAATGGCTGAAGGTGAAAACATCTTCAAGACTGTTTACAGTGAGCTTCCGGCCTACGAAGTGATCATTCCTGCTGTCCTTGAGCATGGTCTCTTAAAGCTTCCTGAAGTCTGCAAGCTTTCTCCTGGAATTCCCATCAAGCCTATGCTTGCCAAACCCACCAAATCTATCACCGAAGTCCTTGACCGGTTCGAAGGGAAGGAATTCACTTGCGAATACAAATACGATGGAGAAAGAGCCCAGATACATTTTGTGTCTCCAGATTCCGTCCACCAGTATCCTGGAGCCTTGGACACGTTACAGAAGGACAGCAAGGGACTCTCCTCCATCTTCTCCCGCAACTCGGAAGATCTTTCGAAGAAGTATCCCGATGTTCTAGGCAAGCTTGATACGTGGGTCAAATCTGACGTTAAGAGCTTTGTTCTTGACTGCGAGACTGTCGCATGGGATACGGAGGCTAAGAAGGTTCTTCCATTCCAGCAACTGATGACTCGCAAGCGCAAGGATGTCAAAGCGGAAGATGTCAAGGTCAAGGTCTGCGTGTACGCCTTTGATCTGCTTTTCTTCAATGGGGAG CCATGCGTGAAGAAGTCTCTACGGGAACGCCGAGAGCTTATGCATGAGTGCTTCCAACCGGTTGAGGGGGAGTTCCAATTTGCCCAATATGGTAACTCAAATGTGCTTGATGAGATCCAAGAATTGCTCGAGGCGAGTGTTAAGGCTTCTTGTGAGGGTCTTATGGTGAAGATGCTAGACACAGCAGAGAGTGGCTACGAGCCAAGCAAGCGGAGTCGCAACTGGCTGAAG GTCAAAAAGGATTACCTTGCCGGTGTTGGTGACTCCCTTGATCTTGTCGTACTCGGTGCCTACTATGGTCGTGGAAAACGCACTTCGGTTTATGGTGCCTTCCTTCTCGCTGCCTACAACCCTAGCAGCGACACATATGAGACCATATGTAACATCGGCACTGGCTTCTCTGAGGCACTACTTGAAGAGCTACACCAGACTCTAGTTCCTCTGGTAATTGACCGCCCAAAGCCATTTTACACTCACTCAGCTGTCCCCAAGGACCAACCGGATGTTTGGTTTGAGCCAAGACTGGTATGGGAAGTAAAAACAGCCGATCTGACGCTCAGTCCGCGCTACCAAGCCGCTGCCGATGAATTCCAAGGAACAACCGGTGGTGGAAAGGGTGTGTCTCTGCGTTTCCCGCGGTTTATCAAATCTCGCGACGATAAGAAGCCAGATGAGGCAACTACCACCCGTGCTGTGGCGGAGATGTATCGGAAACAAGAAGCGGTCACCAAGGAGACTACAAGCAAGGGAGGCGTGGATGATGACTTTGAGTATTAA